The sequence AGGTCTTCCGGCCGTGGTGACCGTCGTGCTTGCTATCGGTATGCGGACTATGGCGCGCCGTAATGCCATTATCCGCAAGCTGGTAGCCGTTGAGACCCTCGGTTCAGCCACGGTTATCTGTACCGACAAGACCGGTACGTTGACCTTGAACCAGATGACCGTCCGGAGGCTTTTCTCGGACGGTCAATTCATCGAGATTACCGGTGAAGGCTACGAGCCGGAAGGCGAATTCAGACAAAATGGGCAGTCAATCAAGCTGGACAAGGACAACCAGGTAACTCTGCTCCTGCGCGCAGGAGCGCTGTGTAACGATGCCTCGTTGACAGAGGGTAATGGGAAACATGGTATATTTGGCGACCCTACCGAAGGGGCGCTGGTGGTAGCCGCTGCGAAAGCCGGATTGCAGCAGGGTGATCTGCGGGACAAGTATCCACGAATAGCCGAGCTTCCTTTTGCCAGCGAAAAGCAATATATGGTCACCCTGCACTATATGGCAACGCTGCATTCGGAAGAGGGACACTCGACGGCTTTCGTCAAGGGTTCACCGGAAAAGATACTTGCCTATAGCCGGTATATCCTGAAAAACAATCATGCGGCGCCGATAACGGAATCTGATCGTAAGGAAATAGCGGAAGCCGCATCGAATATGGGGACGGATGCTTTAAGGGTAATCGCCATCGCCTACCGCGATTTTCCGGATGGGCCGGACAGGTTGACTGATGAGAATGTCCAGGATAACCTGACCTTTATCGGACTCGCCGGTATGTCAGACCCGCCCCGGCAGGAGGCCAGGGAAGCAATCGCTTTATGCCGACAGGCCGGCATAAAGGTAAAGATGATAACCGGTGATAACAAGATTACGGCGGAATCGATAGCTCGCCAGATCGGTATTCCTCCGGGGAAGGCAATAACGGGGGCTGAATTGCAAAAAATGAGCGATGAAGAACTGGCCGCCGATATAGAAAACATCTCGGTTTTTGCACGCATCGAGCCGCTGCATAAGCTGAGGATAGTAAACGCCCTCAAGGCTGACGGGGAAATCGTGGCGATGACCGGGGATGGTGTTAATGATGCTCCGGCATTAAAAGCGGCTGATATTGGAGTTGCCATGGGTATCACTGGAACGGATGTCGCCAAAGAGGCCAGTGATATGGTACTGGCGGACGATAACTTCGCTTCCGTGGTCTCGGCCGTGGATGAGGGCCGGGCTATTTTCACCCGGCTGAGAAACGTCCTTTTTTATACGTTGAATACAAACTTAAGCGAGCTGGTGACCCTGATACTGGCCCTGGTATTCGTCGGGCAGTCGCCTTTGTTGGCAGTCCAGATTCTCTGGGTAAACCTGGTCACGGATACTGCCGGAGATATTCCGCTTGGCATGGAGCCCAAATTCGGTGATGAACTCAAGCAACCGCCTCGCGACCCAAGAATCGGCCTTATCTATCCCGGAT is a genomic window of Dehalococcoidales bacterium containing:
- a CDS encoding HAD-IC family P-type ATPase; this encodes MEITAISWHGLTPEEALSKIGSSLSGLTATEAGERLVKYGANELRGKKKPSLIKVFLRQFLSPLIYVLLAAGIISLVSQLFTGEEHFIDAVVIFGVIILNAAIGTFQESQAEKAMEALLEMAAPRAKVRRNGHIDTIPAREIVPGDILLFETGDKVSADVRLLESVNLKVNESALTGESAPVEKQIAPVPEDAIVSERVNMLFMSTTITSGRATGVAVLTGMGTEIGKIATGLEEATQEDTPLQRNIKKLSQYLVFVFLGVSALLVAVGLIRGLGLFDLFMLAIAAAVASIPEGLPAVVTVVLAIGMRTMARRNAIIRKLVAVETLGSATVICTDKTGTLTLNQMTVRRLFSDGQFIEITGEGYEPEGEFRQNGQSIKLDKDNQVTLLLRAGALCNDASLTEGNGKHGIFGDPTEGALVVAAAKAGLQQGDLRDKYPRIAELPFASEKQYMVTLHYMATLHSEEGHSTAFVKGSPEKILAYSRYILKNNHAAPITESDRKEIAEAASNMGTDALRVIAIAYRDFPDGPDRLTDENVQDNLTFIGLAGMSDPPRQEAREAIALCRQAGIKVKMITGDNKITAESIARQIGIPPGKAITGAELQKMSDEELAADIENISVFARIEPLHKLRIVNALKADGEIVAMTGDGVNDAPALKAADIGVAMGITGTDVAKEASDMVLADDNFASVVSAVDEGRAIFTRLRNVLFYTLNTNLSELVTLILALVFVGQSPLLAVQILWVNLVTDTAGDIPLGMEPKFGDELKQPPRDPRIGLIYPGLIMRIMVMALLIGLGTFLIFRWAETRMSIEEARTLAFCAIVAFEWLMAFSARSDEHTVFHLGVFRNRALVISISVAVLLQMAVVYVPFLQVAFDTFPLTLGDWVIVVLAAGGLFALEEGRKAFFPKLYSSGKYKPVESA